A stretch of Mesorhizobium sp. M2A.F.Ca.ET.046.03.2.1 DNA encodes these proteins:
- a CDS encoding GMC family oxidoreductase N-terminal domain-containing protein, with product MTEEYDYIVVGAGTAGCIVANQLSADPRNRVLVIEAGGNDRWIWFHVPVGYLFTIGNPRSDWMFRTVEEPGLNGRSLAYPRGKVIGGSSAINAMISMRGQSLDYDGWRQLGLAGWGWDDVLPVFKRLEDHFLGESELHGIGGGWRIEAPRVSWRILDAVKSAAIEMGVPESPDFNTGDNEGVGYFHVNQKLGRRWSSARGFLKPALSRPNLELRTNVIVDKVVFENRRASSIELMVGGQRISVRARREVVLSAGAIGSVQILHRSGVGPAQWLRAAGIPNLVDLPGVGRNLQDHLQQRAIYKVGHGRTLNEQYQSLFRRGMMGLDYLVRRRGPLTMAPSQLGIFTRSDRFQDRANIQFHVQPLSLDKFGEPLHPFPAITVSACNLRPTSRGEVKVVSPDPDAKPHIAPAYLSTDVDRKVASDAIRVTRRLMAQSALAPYRPEEYLPGPNVADDDASLAKAAGDIGTTIFHPVGTAKMGRSTDPMAVVDERLRVLMLDGLRVIDASVMPTITSGNTNTPTAMIALRGAEMIIADNRP from the coding sequence ATGACGGAAGAATACGACTATATCGTCGTCGGTGCCGGAACCGCAGGATGCATCGTTGCCAACCAGCTTTCCGCGGACCCGCGCAACCGTGTGCTCGTCATCGAAGCAGGTGGCAATGATCGGTGGATCTGGTTCCATGTTCCCGTCGGCTACCTCTTCACCATCGGGAATCCGCGATCAGACTGGATGTTTCGCACGGTCGAGGAGCCCGGATTGAACGGCAGGTCGCTGGCCTATCCGCGCGGCAAAGTGATCGGTGGCTCGTCGGCCATCAATGCGATGATTTCCATGCGGGGTCAGTCGCTCGACTACGACGGCTGGCGTCAGCTTGGCCTTGCGGGGTGGGGATGGGACGACGTCCTGCCGGTCTTCAAACGGCTCGAAGACCATTTTCTGGGAGAGAGCGAGCTTCACGGGATTGGCGGCGGTTGGCGAATTGAAGCCCCGCGTGTCTCATGGCGGATCTTGGACGCGGTGAAGAGCGCAGCAATTGAAATGGGGGTTCCCGAAAGCCCGGACTTCAACACTGGCGACAATGAAGGTGTCGGCTATTTTCACGTCAATCAAAAGCTCGGAAGGCGATGGTCATCTGCCCGCGGCTTCCTCAAGCCAGCGCTCAGCCGTCCCAATCTCGAACTGCGCACCAATGTGATCGTCGACAAGGTGGTATTCGAGAATCGTCGTGCCAGCAGCATCGAACTGATGGTGGGCGGCCAGAGAATTTCAGTGCGAGCCCGCAGGGAAGTTGTTCTCTCAGCCGGCGCAATCGGCAGCGTCCAAATCCTTCATCGCTCCGGGGTCGGTCCTGCACAATGGCTTCGTGCTGCTGGCATCCCAAACCTGGTCGATCTTCCCGGCGTCGGCAGGAACCTGCAGGATCATCTTCAACAACGGGCGATCTACAAAGTCGGGCATGGTCGCACACTGAACGAGCAATACCAAAGCCTGTTCCGGCGCGGGATGATGGGTTTGGATTACCTGGTTCGCCGGCGTGGGCCGCTAACTATGGCGCCATCCCAGCTAGGCATCTTCACACGCTCCGATCGATTCCAGGATCGAGCGAACATTCAGTTCCACGTTCAGCCCCTGTCGCTCGATAAGTTCGGGGAGCCCCTGCACCCCTTCCCTGCAATAACAGTAAGCGCTTGCAACCTGCGCCCGACGTCTCGCGGTGAAGTCAAAGTCGTTTCGCCAGACCCCGACGCAAAACCTCACATTGCACCAGCCTATCTCAGTACCGATGTGGATCGAAAAGTGGCCTCCGACGCAATCCGCGTAACGAGACGCCTCATGGCGCAATCGGCTCTCGCACCGTATCGACCTGAAGAGTACCTGCCCGGCCCAAATGTCGCAGATGACGATGCATCGCTGGCCAAGGCCGCCGGCGATATCGGGACAACCATCTTCCATCCAGTGGGTACCGCCAAAATGGGCCGGTCGACGGATCCGATGGCAGTCGTGGATGAACGTCTGCGTGTCCTTATGCTCGATGGCCTGCGCGTGATCGACGCGTCTGTGATGCCCACAATCACGTCAGGCAACACCAATACCCCCACCGCGATGATCGCGCTAAGGGGGGCCGAGATGATTATCGCCGACAACCGGCCTTGA
- a CDS encoding enoyl-CoA hydratase/isomerase family protein yields MSMNSSEAVSYEPIGRAGVIWLDRPGALNALTPPMIMLIARCLAMANEDAGIDRLVIASTSPKAFCAGGDVRAIRELCLEGRFDEAMEFFRAEFALNLALGNNAKPVFSLVKGICMGGGMGLSMHGDICVATQDSLFAMPEAAIGYVTDVGSTYFLSRLPAGMGAWLGLTGRRLDGQEAASLGLVDYVIRPEQVDDAFSILCATAHEQVDSALLDLRSAHRNGPDPEWISFAERAFSGRSITDILDALRREPSLLRDEAMVQLSAGSPHSHALILELLDAGRNASLRQCLDNELKAARIAITHPDFSEGVRAMLVDKDRAPLWRSAG; encoded by the coding sequence ATGTCCATGAACTCCAGCGAAGCGGTCTCCTACGAACCGATTGGGCGGGCCGGTGTCATATGGCTTGACCGTCCGGGGGCGCTCAATGCGCTCACGCCCCCAATGATAATGCTGATCGCGCGCTGCCTGGCCATGGCGAACGAGGACGCCGGCATCGATAGGTTGGTCATTGCCTCGACGTCCCCGAAAGCTTTCTGTGCCGGCGGCGACGTGCGCGCCATCCGGGAACTGTGCCTTGAGGGCCGGTTCGATGAAGCGATGGAATTCTTCCGCGCTGAGTTTGCTCTCAACCTGGCTCTCGGCAATAATGCAAAGCCAGTCTTCTCCCTTGTGAAAGGTATTTGCATGGGAGGAGGAATGGGACTGTCAATGCACGGCGATATTTGCGTCGCCACGCAAGACAGCCTGTTCGCGATGCCGGAAGCCGCGATCGGCTATGTCACGGATGTCGGGTCGACATATTTCCTATCCAGACTGCCTGCGGGAATGGGGGCTTGGCTGGGGCTCACGGGACGGCGACTTGACGGCCAAGAGGCGGCGTCACTTGGGCTGGTCGACTATGTGATCCGGCCGGAGCAAGTCGATGACGCCTTTTCCATCTTGTGCGCGACGGCCCATGAGCAGGTTGATAGTGCTTTGTTGGATCTCCGCTCAGCACACCGCAATGGCCCGGATCCCGAATGGATCAGTTTCGCGGAACGAGCTTTTAGCGGCCGATCAATCACTGATATTCTCGATGCGCTAAGACGCGAGCCGTCGCTTTTGCGCGATGAAGCAATGGTTCAGCTTTCAGCTGGCTCGCCTCACAGCCATGCGCTGATCCTTGAGCTGCTTGACGCTGGCAGGAACGCTTCCCTTCGTCAGTGTCTCGACAATGAACTGAAGGCCGCGCGGATCGCGATCACCCACCCGGACTTCTCCGAAGGGGTTCGCGCGATGCTGGTTGACAAGGATAGAGCGCCGCTATGGCGTAGCGCTGGCTGA